In Natronococcus sp. AD-5, the genomic window CGCATCAATTGAGAAGCTGATCCCGGTCGCGGCTTCGGTCCGTACGGCGGCCGACGCGTGCCGTGGTGATTTTTGCCACCGGGCTCGAATGGGCCCTCATGGAGCTCACCGAGGAGCAGGCGGCGGTCCGGGACGTCGTCCGAGAGTTCGCACGCGAAGAGATTCGACCGACGGCGCTCGAGGCCGACGAGAGCCAGGAGTTTCCGGAGGACGTCTGGGACGGGCTCGCCGAACTCGATCTGACGAGTTTGACGGTTCCCGAGGAGTTCGGCGGCTACGACGCCGACCCGGTCACGGCCGCGGTCGTCAACGAGGAAATCGCCTACGGGATGCTCGCCGTCGCGACGGCGCTCTCGGTCCACTCGCTCGCCACGTCGTGTTTCGCCGAGTTCGGCGGCGAGGACCTGAAGGAGCGCTGGCTCCCCGACATGGCCGAGGGTCGTCCCGTCGGCGCGTTCGCGCTCTCGGAGCCGCACGCCGGGTCGAACCCGGCGGAGATGTCGACCGAAGCCCGGCGCGAAGGAGACGAGTACGTCATCAACGGCGAGAAACAGTGGATCACGAACGGGAAACGCGCGGGCGTCTACGTCCTGTTCGCGAAGACCGACCGCGACGACCCCTCGACGGTGACCCAGTTTCTCGTGCCGGCGGACGTCGACGGGCTCTCCGTCGGCGAGAAAGAGGACAAACTCGGCCTCCGCGCGAGCGACACCACGAGTCTCACCTTCGACGACGTCCGGATTCCCGCCGAGAACCGACTGACCGAGGAGGGACGCGGGCTCTCGGCCGCGTTTCACATCCTCACCGGCGGCCGGATCGCCATCGCCGCCCAGTCCGTCGGCCTCGCGCAGTGCGCGCTGGACGAGGCGCTCGCCTACAGTCAGGAGCGCGAGCAGTTCGGCGAGCCGATCGGCGACATCCAGACGATCCGGCACAAACTCGCCGAGATGGCCACGCGAACCCGGGCGAGCCGTCTCCTGACGCGAGACGCCGCCCGCCAGCGCGCGACGGGCGACGCCGCGCTCGCCGCGAGCATGGCGAAGTACTTCGCCAGCGACACCGCGATGCACGTCACGAACGAGGCCGTTCAGATCCACGGCGGCTACGGTTACGTCACCGAAGGCGAGGTCGAGCGACTCTACCGCGACGCCAAGATCACGGAGATCTACGAGGGGACCACCGAGATCCAGAAGAAGGTGATCGCGCGGCACCTGCTCGAGTAGTCGCGTGCGACGCCCGGCGGAGCGGCTCCCGCCTCCGACGTCGCCGCCGCGCTCGACGGCAGTCGTCACGTTCTGGTCGTCGCGTTCTGTTCGATCGCGACCATCGAAGAAACGGGGCCGATCTCGGGCAGCACCGCCGTTCAGAACAGAAGCGATCGCGTTCTGACGGATCCGCTGACGACGAGCACGCGATCGGACTCTTCGACCTCGTAGTCCTCGAGCGTCCCCCATCGATCGCCGACGTCACGATTGATATCGACGTGCTCGCGAAGGGCTTCGACGTCCGCGGCGCTCCCGGATTCGTAGAGGAACGCGGTGGTCAGTTCGGTCGTCTCGCCGTCGATCTCGAACGAACCGATCGATCCCACGAGCCCGTCTTCCCAGTCTTCGATGTCGATTCCGTCTTCGATCCGTTCGAGAGACCGATCGACGTCGTCTTCGATCGACTCGACCTCTTGCTCGAGGTCGGCGCGGATTCGTTCCTGTTCCCGTTCCGATAGCTCGTCCGGGTCGTCGACTCCGTACCAGTTTTGGACGTGATGTTCCAGCAACTCGTCGATGTCCGTGGTCGCGACGCCGAATCGCTGCTCGACCCGGTGTGCCACCAGTTCGTCGGTGTCTGCGGTTTCGACGCCGAATCGCTGCTCGATCTGCTCCGCGAGGAGCTTTTCGCGATTCTGCGCTTCGTGAAGCTCTCCCTCCGAGAGGTGACCGACGCCGGCCTGACCCAGCAAGTCCCGGACCGCTTCCTCGTCGGTCCATCGGTTCGTCCCGGTTTCGCGTACGTCCAGCACCGCTTCGATGGCAGCCGTCGTCTCGACGATCGGGTCCGTCTGGACCTCGATGACGTGGTCGGTCCCGACGGCGAACCCGTATTCGCCGGCCGCGTAGCGGTCGTAGCCGTCGCGCTCACCCTCCCGAGAGAATCCCTCGTCTTCGAACTGCTCGTCGGCCCAGTTTTCGAGCGCCGTCTCGATCTCGTCGGGATCGAACGAGCCCGTGAGAACGCTGATCTGGAGCTCCGTCGAAGCGGTGTCGGTCCCTCCGACGCTGCCGCCGCTTTCGCTCTCGACTGAGAACTCCCAGTTCACCTGCTGACTGAGCTGCCAGTCGAGGTCGATCGCGGGGATGCCCGTCCTGTCGCGCACTCCCGTTTCGTCTTCCAGCGGCCAGTAGACGACCAGTTCCTCCTCGTTGTCGAACACCGCCTCAACGTCGGTGTAGTCGAATTCGCGATCGCTGAGCTCGACGTCGGCGATATCGAACTCCTCGACCTCTTCCGTCAGGTAGTCGTCGTCAAGGAGATCGGTGAGCGCCGGCTCGGCGAGCCAGCTCCCGACCTTGTCGCTTCCAGCCCCATCGGCACCCATCCCCGGTAGGCTACTGGTACAGCCGGCCAGACCCGCAGCGCCGAGTGCGACGATACCAGCTCCCCCGTTCCGGACGAAATCTCGTCGTGAAAGTTCCACCATTACATCAGTATACGTGAAAGTCAGTATATATAATATCTACGATTAAAACCGACTCGTCACGCGGTAATGGCCCGATATACGCCCGTTTCGGAAGCGGTATCTTTTGTCGGATATCAGGATAAATAATGAGCCGGAACGATAACACGAAGATCGGGGGGAGACGAAACTGTCCGAATAGCCGCTGAAATCTCCGATGCGGGCATCCGGGACGCCGACCGGGGACCGAAGCCGCTATTCTGCTCCCGGACGTACCAACGACCGTGACCGAATACGACGCCATCGTCTACGACCTCGACGGGACGCTCGCCACCCTCAACGTCGACTGGGCGGCCGTCGCGACCGACGTCCGGACCGTCTACGATGACGCCGGCGTGATCCCCCCCAGCGACGGGCTGTGGGACATGCTCGAGGCCGCGGCCGACGCCGGCCTCACCACCGATGTCGAGTCGACGATCGCCGCCCACGAACGCGAGGGAGCGCGCACGTCGCGCCGACTGACCCACGCGGACGAGTTGCTCGAGCGGTCGGTGCCGGTCGGCGTCTGCTCGCTCAACTGCGAGGCGGCCTGTCGCATCGCGCTCGAGGAACACGGACTCGAGAGCGCCGTCGAGACGATCGTCGGTCGCGACACCGTCGCGACGCGGAAGCCGGCGCCGGAGCCGCTGCTCGAGACCGTCCGGGGGCTCGACGCGGAGCCGGAAACGGCGCTGTTCGTCGGCGACTCCGCTCGAGACGAACAGACGGCGAATCGGGCCGGCGTCGACTTCGAGTACGTCGGGACCTGCCCGTCCGGCGTCTGAACCGTCAGATTCCACCGCGGCGAGTCCGGCCGAACGGGCTATTCCTGCTTGCGTTTCGCGTACGCGAACACCGAGAGCGCCACGACCAGCCAGATGACGGCACCGACGCGGATGGCGAACTCGGCTCGCGCGTCCCAGGTCGGCAGGTCGACGCCGGTCGACAGGAGCGCGACGACCGGCGCGCCGACGGCGATCGTGACGACGAAGGTGACCTGCATCACCCAGCCGTAGTCGACGCCGTCGGGCGAGGTCGTTTCGACGGGTTCTGGCACGTTCGAAGGTGCCGACCGGGTCCTCTTAAGGGTCGCGACTGCCCGTCGTCCCTGCCGTGGAAATGACAAACGATGACGTTTACTCGTCGGAGACGAACGGGACGGTATGCCCACCGTACGGGAACTCAGGGCGATGGCCGGGGAGGAACCGATCACGATGCTGACCGCGTACGACGCGCCGACGGCCGAGATCGTCGACGGGGCGGACGTCGACGTGATCCTCGTCGGAGACAGCCTCGGGAACACCTCGCTCGGCTACGAGACGACGCTGCCGGTGACGGTCGACGACGTGGCCCGCCACGTCGGGGCCGTCTCGCGGGCGACCGAGGAGGCGCTGGTCGTCGCCGACATGCCCTTCCTCTCCTTCGGCGTCGACGAGGCGGACAGCCTCGAGAACGCCGGCCGGATGCTCAAAGAAGCGGGAGCCCAGGCGGTCAAACTCGAGTGCGGCCCGCACACCGTCGACCTGACGGAGAAGATGGTCCAGCTGGGCATTCCGGTGATGGCCCACCTCGGGCTAACGCCGCAGCACGTCAACCAGTACGGCGGCTACCCGCGCCAGGGAACCGACCGGGAGGCCGCCGAGCGCATCCTCGACCTCGCCGTCGCACACGAGGAGGCCGGCGCGTTCTCGCTCGTCTTGGAGCACGTCCCCGCGAACCTGGCAGCCGAGATCACGGCGGCGCTCGAGAGTCCGACGATCGGGATCGGCGCCGGGCCGGACTGCGACGGGCAGGTGCTGGTCGTCGACGACGCCGTCGGCCTCAGCGGGTGGTCCCCCTCGTTCTCGAAGCGGTTCGGCAACGTCCGCGAGGAGATGGAATCCGCCGTCGAGGAGTACGTCGAAGCGGTCGAGTCCGGGGAGTTCCCCGCCGACGAGCACAGCCACGAGGAGCGCGACCTCGACGACCTCTACTGAACGCGGTCGTTACTCGAGCCCGTCGAGAAAGTCCGCGACGGCCTCGTTGAACGCCGCCGGCCGCTCGAGCATCGTCATGTGCGCCGCGTCCTCGATCTCGACGAGGTCGGCCTCGGCGATTTCGTCGGCGAGGTACTCGTGGAACCACGGCGGCGTCAACTGGTCGCGTTCGCCGTAGACCGCGAGCGTCGGAACGTCGATCTCGCCGACCCGATCGCGGACGTCGAACTCGTGGCAGGTCAGGAAGTCCCGCCGGGTGACGGCTCGACCGCAGGCGTACATCTGGTCCATCGAACGGTCTCGAAGTTCGGGGTCCGGGTCGTGAAAGAGCCGATCCTGGCCGTGGAGGAACTCGACGGCGCGGTCGAAGTCGTCCTCGAGCCAGTCGAGGAGATCCTCGAGCACGCCCAGCCGAGCGCCGGTTCCCGCCAGGACCGCCGCGTCGAGGTCGACCTCGCGCTCGAGTAGGACGTGCATGACGACGGCGCCGCCCAGCGAGTTGCCGACCAGCACGCGGGCGTCCGTCGCCTCGACGACGGCGACCACGTCGTCGGCGTAGGCCGACAGCGCCACGTACCCCGGATCCGCGTCGACGTCCTCCGAGTCCCCGTGGCCGCTGAGATCGAGTGCGACGACCGGGTGGCGGTCGGCGAGTCGGTGCTGTGACTTCCAGACGTCCCGCGAGCCGCCGCTGCCGTGAACGCAGCAGATCGTCGGACCCGACCCCCCACGGTCGGCGACCTCGTAGACCGTCTCGCGGCCGTGATGGCGAACCGTTTGCATAGTCAGTCGAACGGTGGGATCCGGTATAAAGGCTCGAGCCGACGCACGAAATCGCCGGCAGTGCGCGTTTCCGGCGCTCGGCCGATAGCTACGCGTATCGAGCGTGATCGCGAACGGACTCGAGCGATATTGCGCTGTGAACTGCGAACAATCGATTTATTCGACACCCCGACGCCGTCTTCGGATTCATTAGAGAAATATTTATATAGTAGTGTAGCTTACCCTGGGTTAGTAACAGATGTCACTCGAACAATTTACACGAGAGGACGGGCAGATCGCCCGCCGGTACGATTACGAGGACGAATCGGTGCTGGTCGTCGACTTCGGATCCGTAGACGACGGCGCCGCCGTCGATCTCGTCGACGGGACGGTCATCGTCGTCGTCGACGACGACCAGTACGAGTTCGATCTGCCGGAGGGTGCAGCTGACGCGCACACGTTTATCAGAAACGGGGTTCTCACTGTCGAACTGGAGGACAACCAATGAAACTCACCGTTAAACCCCTCAAGCAGAAGGACGCAG contains:
- a CDS encoding acyl-CoA dehydrogenase family protein; translation: MELTEEQAAVRDVVREFAREEIRPTALEADESQEFPEDVWDGLAELDLTSLTVPEEFGGYDADPVTAAVVNEEIAYGMLAVATALSVHSLATSCFAEFGGEDLKERWLPDMAEGRPVGAFALSEPHAGSNPAEMSTEARREGDEYVINGEKQWITNGKRAGVYVLFAKTDRDDPSTVTQFLVPADVDGLSVGEKEDKLGLRASDTTSLTFDDVRIPAENRLTEEGRGLSAAFHILTGGRIAIAAQSVGLAQCALDEALAYSQEREQFGEPIGDIQTIRHKLAEMATRTRASRLLTRDAARQRATGDAALAASMAKYFASDTAMHVTNEAVQIHGGYGYVTEGEVERLYRDAKITEIYEGTTEIQKKVIARHLLE
- a CDS encoding HAD family hydrolase produces the protein MTEYDAIVYDLDGTLATLNVDWAAVATDVRTVYDDAGVIPPSDGLWDMLEAAADAGLTTDVESTIAAHEREGARTSRRLTHADELLERSVPVGVCSLNCEAACRIALEEHGLESAVETIVGRDTVATRKPAPEPLLETVRGLDAEPETALFVGDSARDEQTANRAGVDFEYVGTCPSGV
- a CDS encoding DUF5822 domain-containing protein gives rise to the protein MPEPVETTSPDGVDYGWVMQVTFVVTIAVGAPVVALLSTGVDLPTWDARAEFAIRVGAVIWLVVALSVFAYAKRKQE
- the panB gene encoding 3-methyl-2-oxobutanoate hydroxymethyltransferase → MPTVRELRAMAGEEPITMLTAYDAPTAEIVDGADVDVILVGDSLGNTSLGYETTLPVTVDDVARHVGAVSRATEEALVVADMPFLSFGVDEADSLENAGRMLKEAGAQAVKLECGPHTVDLTEKMVQLGIPVMAHLGLTPQHVNQYGGYPRQGTDREAAERILDLAVAHEEAGAFSLVLEHVPANLAAEITAALESPTIGIGAGPDCDGQVLVVDDAVGLSGWSPSFSKRFGNVREEMESAVEEYVEAVESGEFPADEHSHEERDLDDLY
- a CDS encoding alpha/beta fold hydrolase; the encoded protein is MQTVRHHGRETVYEVADRGGSGPTICCVHGSGGSRDVWKSQHRLADRHPVVALDLSGHGDSEDVDADPGYVALSAYADDVVAVVEATDARVLVGNSLGGAVVMHVLLEREVDLDAAVLAGTGARLGVLEDLLDWLEDDFDRAVEFLHGQDRLFHDPDPELRDRSMDQMYACGRAVTRRDFLTCHEFDVRDRVGEIDVPTLAVYGERDQLTPPWFHEYLADEIAEADLVEIEDAAHMTMLERPAAFNEAVADFLDGLE
- a CDS encoding DUF7127 family protein; amino-acid sequence: MSLEQFTREDGQIARRYDYEDESVLVVDFGSVDDGAAVDLVDGTVIVVVDDDQYEFDLPEGAADAHTFIRNGVLTVELEDNQ